The stretch of DNA ACAACGTCATACACACTCTTTTGGTTTTGAAAGGGGAGTGTGTTGCGGCAAGCCACTGTGATGCTTAAGAGAGactattatgtatttttattttatctatttatcagtttttatGTAGAGAGTGGTTGGCTGCGGGCAACAAAGGTCATAAAAAGAAAGGCTCACTAAAGGTGCCAATCCCTATGCTGTCAAAATTAAAGTTATCAAAAAAATAGCAAGGTAGAGGTAAGACACAGGTGAGGTGACATTTGTACAGAGCCTACTATGAAATACACTGCAGCTATTTGCATCATTGCCTTTCCTTGTGCCTATAGATCAGCCTCTACACTTCTTTGACTTCTCCCATAGCCAGTCTCTTTAAATAAGATGGagtaaaatgaaagatgaatgaagagatCAGCTTTAAGTTAGTGTAAGATGTGGTGAATCCTCTAAACTTGGAgtatgagaaatgagagaggaatatgATGAGTAGAGGAGGACAATAAGAAAGTGTTTAAGGTTtatgaagagagaaatatatgaatgtattaataataacagaggaagaggaatttattagtaatagaagtaaaaataaaagaataattgtaaaaggaaaaaatagtaaatgaaggaaaatagcagtagtagtagtagtaacaaaaaatagtcaaacttgaaaaattgatgttctctctctctctctctctctctctctctctctctctctctctctctctctctctctgatatccaTGGTCGTGCGGTAGTAAGAAAAGTGTTGGATGCGTCACGCCCGGTAAGGTGAGCCAGGAAGGACAAACCCGTGCCGTCCTTCACAGCTCGcaatttgttcatttatctttGCTGATTGGCAAGTTGAACAGGAACGAATGTTGATTAATGCATTGACGTCTAAATTATAGATTAGGGAAGGGAGAATTAACTGTTTGTGAAATGAAAGCTAGGATGgtggaaagacagaaaataagataaaactcAAAACTTACACATATATTTAAAAACAGAAGTAACCAAATCAACTAAGAgtctaaaaaaacaagaattactCCCAATAAAACTAGCATaaggggaaaataaatagaagcgCCGTTAAAAAGACGAAATTTACCGCCAAAACCACCCACATACAGAGTTGCCGAGTCGCtcaatcaacaataacaacgccCCGGATCctgaccttcccttcccttggccTTGTTCTTCCCCCTCGTATCTCGGTAAGctttttttgtgcgtgtgtgttgttattgagAGTGAGGAAGGTGTGTGGTGCGCAGTGATAAAGCCCGGCCACTTCCTGTCAGTCTGATGTGAGGAGTGGGAAGTACGGGAGTGAAGTGAGCGAGGTGACCAGCTGATGTTTGTTGTGGTCGGGTGCTGGGCgttgtgtagtagtggtggtggtagtagtagtagtagtagaaggaggaggagttaatagAAGAAAGTGTGTTGTAAGTATGATATGTTGTTATAGTTATTGTTTTATGATACCCTCCGTGTCCTTCCCCACCCGCACCCTcgatttcctccccctcccttttccctttaccCCAAACAagcataaccccttcagtactggaacacatttttaccttgagatttgtgtaccagtagaccattttattgacattaggaagggtctatggaggtcaaaacattattggccacagtcttcactattttaatcccccacatgagtttctgaagctgtataaaaccaccaaatagtcaccagaatgaatatgaaaatgcgtcatggtactgaagagattatagGCATGTGGGAAATCGGGAGGGTTGGGTGGGGGGGGATATGAGAACGCAGTGAAATATGAGCGTTTAAAAAATCTACAGGAATTTTACTTAATATTACGTTTTCtggatttttttattgttttattttattattattttttttttaaatgtaaacctaaccaaacgaaATGTCTGAAAAAATTATACCGTTATGTCTTAGCAGTGGGGTGAAGAAAATCAATGCAATGGAGCCGAGATAATGATTGTCTTGTATGTAAGATTATGTATTGCcgtttagataaaaaaaaaaaaagaaaaacatgggcTCCTTTCTTCGTTACCTCCCCATGCAAACCAGTCTCAAAAAAGGTGTAGAATATGGGTAAAATTGCAGTGAAGGTTCTAATAGCAATACCGGGAAGCTTATTTGAATTACTTGATTTATTTTGGTTGGGCTTGTTATACAgctatactttctctctctctctctctctctctctctctctctctctctctctctctctctctctctctctctctctctctctcacttgattTCCTTATtacttgatttatttacttgatttccttcttactttatttGCTCACTTGATTTACTCACTTGATTTCCTTACATATTTCTGCAGGAGGGAGCCAACATACACAGAGAGAAGCAACAACAAACTAGGAGAGATGGCCAGCAGGAGGATGTAGGTGAGTGTGAGGGTGTGGGTAGATGTGGATGTCTGTCAGTCCGTCCATCTGTCTATGTATTATCAGAGGCGGGAattcactaatgctactattactattattttcttttcagcgtCATCCTAAGCTACCACATATTATGCAtttactatcatcactattctCACGCGTTTCCTGTCTTAAACGgtaacttcctttctcttccccgtcGTTTATATTGATTCAGTTTACGTGTTGCAGTGTTTCGTGTTCCCATCAACCCTGCCAGCCTCTGTGTTCCCTAAGTGGTAGGCAAGAGGGGTGGGATGGGAAGGACACTAATACTCACAGATGCCTCCTCCCAACTCTTGCTCTTCATGTTGAGTTCCAGTGTGTCTTGGTGTACTGATGTGTTGTGACTTGCCAGCGAGTTGTGTTCCATGATTCTATCACTGCTGTTGTGTGTCCATCTTTCATTCAGAGCACTGAGTTGTTTGTgtcgaaaggaaagaaaagagagaataggaggctcatttatttttttgctttctccatGTCAGAATTATATTCAAGAGACTTTAGTGGAAATGTAAGTGTATTAGGAGGTAGTTATTCATCCCAAAAAATGTTGAGAGTCATTCACAAAATTTAAAACTCATtgacttttactttcatttaatttttctttgtatgttGTTTGAGGATGAACCTTTTAAAGATTATACTTAGATATGTGAATTTTTTGCATTCTCTGATCATGACAGAAAACACCATTATATCTAATCTACAGCCTCAACATTAATAAACTGAACATTTATAGACAGTAGTAAGATTTTTTTAGACTACATAAATGAAGCTGCAAGAATCCAGTGGTCCTACACATGCCACTCCCTGttttttccacttttatttacattttccacATTTTCCATCAAGTATAAACACAGTTCTCAGATCCACCcaaccttatcttccttccgcTGGTGTTCCCTGGTCCCAAGGAGGCCAAAGTGACACCAGCATGACGGCCGCCACCAagcctccctcctcacctctcaGGAACACTCTTACCCTCGGCCAGCCAGGCAGTGTATGTCACCACACCCAAACCACGTCAGCTTTGGTACCTGTCCAGCATCCATGTTGTTAGGCCAAGCTGCGTAGGTCTGCTTCTTAGGCATATGGTACCAGTAGGGTGTAGGCAGCTGCTGGGTACATAGTGTCTTGTGCCTGTATCCCAGTGCCAGTGCCTAGGTGCTATGATGAGGTACAGTCCTGGCTGGAGATTCagtaacacaacacactcccTCCCATGTCTTTCCCTCAGTTGCAAGTTCTCAGATTTGGTAAGAATGTATCACTTGTCAGGCTTTGAGAGTGTCAGCACCAGAGGCCTTGAGACAGATGGAAAGACTGCAGGAGTGAGTGTGATGTATGATATGACTCTGGGCCGTGTCTGTGCCTCTGCATTCATGAGAGTAAGTCAAGTCGTTCCAAAGTCGTGTGGATAGATGTAGTTTTTATAGATTAATTTCAGTGCACTGTGAACCTTAAGTGTGTGTATACCTTGTCCAATGTGTTAGAGTTACTGCATGCCCTCAGCTGGCCCACCCCAGTACACAGCTTCTTAGTGCAGTACATAATTCCACTGCCACAGAAGAAGTCCAGGGCCCTTCTCTTGAGACTCTGTGTTCTCTTATGAGGACTTCTCTCAGAGATGGCACAGATGAACAGCCAGgttttcatgggtgtttttCTCATAGATGGTGGAGAATCTATATTAAGCTATCTATATTAAAATATCTGATATCACACTTGAAGGTTCTATCTACCTAATATCTTTGACTCAAGCCTGTCAAACTGTCATTACCATTTCTCATTGATGGAGAATCTATATTAAACCATCTTTAAAACCACTTTTGATCATAGTAATGTTCACtcgagcctgtcaaactattgaaaccatcacagaaacatccatgaaaatgccagtaacttccactgaaACCTGTGAAATGTATGTGCGAGTTTAGTgaaggacagggacaaatgctACACCTTCTGGAGAACCTTCATGTACGTTGTtgctcttcttatttccttgtgCCAGTATAAGAGAATTCAGCGCAGGAGGAAGAAACTTACATGATTTCTAGACTGTCCAACTTTATTTAGTCTGGAAAAAGGACATAAGCATACTACATCATACCTTTACTGAGTGACTTTCCTACAAATTGCTGTTAGTGTTGTCAGGTTCTCAACTATATTATGTATGAGATTGAAAAACAAAATGCATACTCACAATTGCTcagtgacttgaaaatagttactgttgttgttgtcaattTTTCCGTCTATATAACATGTGTGAGATtgaaagaggaaacacacatatacacacacacacacacaatactactcttacacatacatacagctaTTGTTTCCCGTGGCAGgcagactgaggaggaggagaagaaaggtgtaacactagaaagaaaaaataaaaccgagagaaagacagaaaaaaaaacgaaaggaatctatagacacaggaaggaaagaaactctCATCGTTACGTCCATTTTGTGCCGCGGTGTGTGTGATGTCGTGCCTTGAATGTCCGTGTGCCTGCTCCCGCATAGCCAGTCTGGCGGTCTCCCCGGATGTACGTGTGGATGTTCGACTGGGCCACACTGACACGACCTACCAGCCCCTCGTAAGCCCCGGCAAGCCCCCTCCTGGCTGAGTGTTCCTGTGTCTGTTAGCAGCACGGCATGATCTTGTGTTGTAGTATTGGTGTACTTGTCTTGTGTTGGcattcttgatcttgttcttgttctttgctGCTTGCTGGTAGTTAAtgcagtgttttgtgtgtgtgtgtgtgtgtgttttatttttatttatttttttatttatttatttattattttttttttttataggttattttgtgtgtgtgtgtgtgtgtgtgtgtgtgtgtgtgtgtgtgtgtgtgtgtgtgtgtgtgtgtgtgtgtgttggtgatggtcatgattattgttcatgttgttttgctgttgcttgttttaattttgtattcTGCATTGTACTGTATTTATTccctggttgttgttgttgttgttgttctgttacTCTTTGCTCCACAAGTAGAATTTGAACTGTTttagtatgtctgtctgtgtgtgtatatatgtgagagagagagagagagtaaaaatatttTTCTATCAATATCTTTCACAAATTCTCAAGAGTTACTCATATAAAGTTTTGTTCACATTagcttgaagtgtgtgtgtgtgtgtgtgtgtgtgtgtgtgtgtgtgtgtgtgtgtgtgtgagagagccaCAGAGAGGtcaaatttacacacacagatagagagtaagagtaagagagagtgagtgttgtCTACCCTGGATGTCTCAGCAAGCATTGGGAGGCAGAGCAGTCCTTCTTAAGCCAGTTCCCACTTTTTTTTAAGGCTGGACATTTTATCACTACAGCCTCTTAATATGCATGATTACTTACAAGACCTACATTTTTTCCTATCTAGTGTTTCCGTGTATGTCACTATGTACATACTGAGCTTGTTCAGATTTGGTACAACAATACTATATCCTTGTATGATGCTTATTATCTTGTTTGGGACAGTTAGTGAACATTTGTgtgattatttcttttcattcaagtTACTTACAACATAATCTCTTCATATGATCATTTTTTTCTGCTACATTTGTGTAGTAAAAATCTTTCCACTCAAACAATATACAGCAATACATTCTCTTTGTACGATCAGCAAACACCACTAAATATATCTTAAATGCTGTCATTTTCTCTGTCATTTTCTCCCCCTTTCAGAGTCGCATTAAGTCCGAGAGCTTTGCCCTGGAGTTACGGTCTCCGAGCATGGTGTCCTTCGAATCCAATAGTGATAGCTATGAGGTGTGGAGTCCCCTGGGGTCGGTGTGTGGGGGCCGTGGCACTGTGTGGCTGGCACGGCACAAACCCACTAATGTACAGGTGGCACTCAAGATATACGAGCTCGACAAGTGTGAGGATGAGTTTGAGCTGAtacaggtgtgtttgtgtgtgtgtgtgtgtgtgtgtgtgtgtgtgtgtgtgtgtgtgtgtgtgtgtgttaaaaatagaatttgtgttttattgaaAGGGTAAAGAGGATAAATAGTTTGTAATCTGTGATGTGGAAAGGAAAAGGTATTACTGTTGAATCTCAATAACTCAGATTTCCCGATAAGTTGGACTCTGACTGACCCAGGAActaaagtccacagagatgataaatttttttttgtaagaatttttattctattaataAAGTCATTATCATATTAATATGTAAATAGAACCATGTaactatccttaaaaacccgtgtgactgataCAGGAGTCTTTTcagtatacaggcaacccccgcttaacgaaggttcacacaacgaaatttcattacaatgaaggtttccttttactaccatctgctcgtttaacgaacaccaaacttgcttcaacaaaattttatccaggtaattttttccaagtttgaaagccccgttgTATCACGCaagtcgacaggcttttgaatacaccagcgcctctcgtggacaaaacgcgcaccactcactccctaattcaaaacattaacagcgtcagcagcagctcgtcttccctcgctgtacgtgccaccaaaatgccttgcaatgtcacctagcattgctaagaagaccaggaaatctcttactctcgaagtgaagctggatgttattcacagacacgagagaggcgagaaaactaatagcattgcttcccaccatggcttgactccatctactgtctaccattttcaagtcagcagactctattaagaaggttggtgagatcatatcttccttgcaatctaaaagaaccacctgaactcatgactctgcaatggataaaatggaaagccttgtggaaatgtggtacataagttttgtatgcggtacaatgatgcgccctttgtttacattccacaagttgccagctagcgtatttccctctccactctcccttcataaatttaagatcaacattataacgttacttacatacatacattagtgtacattatgatgacttagtcttaaattaaactgcttaaatgtttaacttcataatttttactttcattaaaccttttattgtactatgatgcactctcgctttgtttacttccaatggaagctcaagtcatggGTTAagcttgttataattggttcgcttaacgaaaattcgcttaacgaagggtttttaggaacataaccccttcgttaagtgggggttgcctgtatagcTATAATGTTGAAATCattttaatctgtcaatagaactattaaactgcccttaaaaacctgtgtaactgaaataatagtcttttaaaaatataggttatgtggccactatttttttaAGTACACAGAGATAAGAAATCTTTTTCATAAAagtttttatgctattgataaagtagatatcatattaatctgtcagtATATCCATCAAACCTCTCTTAAAAACATGTATGACTTAAACAAAGTCTTTttgaaatataggttatgttgccacaatttttgaagtccattatttttcaaagtccacagttatgaggaactttgtttgtaagagtgtttttgcttttgataaggtagatatcaatATAATCTgccaatagaaccatcaaacctcCCATAAAACCCGTCACTGAAACAAGTCTTTTTGAAATAAGGGTCATGTTGCCACAATTATCAaagtccacagatatgaggagcttggttcatatgagtgtttttgcaatacagtggtgccttgagatatgagctgcCTGAGATACTAGTGTTTTTAAGATACAAGCTATGATTTGGTGACTTTAAATTTAAGATACGAGCAAAATTTTGGAATACGAGTCACGCTTGGGGATGTTGCCTTTGTAGTCGGCAGCTCAGCACACCAGTCCAGCCTCAGCAAGGAGCAAATTTAGAATAAACAGACTATAGTAAGATCTGTCCCTATCACTCACCTGCACTACATCCACAGCAAGAAATCCGGACAGTGAGACAGCTCCGGCACCGCAACATCATCCACTACCTGGCATCATTCCCGGTGTCGCAGCAGCTGTGGGTGGTGATGCCTCTGCTTGGCTTCACCTCTGCTTCGCGCTTGGTGGCCACACATTTCAGTGACGGCCTGCCGGAGCCTGCCCTGGCCCTGGTGATCAAGGAGGTGCTGCAGGGCCTCTCCTACCTCCACTCCAAACGCATCATTCATAGGTGcggtgtttgttgtggtgtgtgtgtgtctgtctgtctgtttgtttatatatatgcttCAACTTTAGGTAGTTTGTAACTTGTATTGgtgcttgcttgtgtgtgttgatccatttgttttgtctcctccttccattccaagTGTTTCATTCAttggtgttttgtttatgttggtGTGCTGGTGAGaaggcagcacacacacacacacacacacacacacacacacacacacacacacacacacacacacacacacagaatagatgaatagaagaaatacagggaaatgaaatgaaataagcaaaaacattttattctagtgatttcctcctccttatgcaCCAAAATgcataaatgaagacaaaatgtgtataaataaatagaaatagttgaatgatgaaataagataaaaaagaattcATAAACAGAAGTCTTCCTCCAGGGCCGTGCGAGGCAGCCACATCCTCATTGATAACTCAGGGCGCGTGGTGCTGAGCGGCCTGCGACACAGCACCGTCATCCACGACAGCACCCACTGGAAGAAAGCGGTGCACTGCTACCCCCTTGAGGCACGCTACAACCTTAATTGGGCCAGTCCGGAGCTCCTTGCACAGGTgaggcgcccacacacacacacacacacacacacacacacacacacacacggcccggtagctcagtggtgagagcgctggcttcacaagctagaggaccggggttcgattccccggccgggtggagatatttgggtgtgtctcctttcacgtgtagcccctgttcacctagcagtgagtaggtacgggatgtaaatcgaggagttgtgaacttgtcccggtgtgtggtgtgtgtctggtctcaggcctatccgtagatcagaaacaatgagctctgagctcgttccgtagggtaacgtctggctgtctcgtcagagactgcagcagatcaaacagtgaattacacacacacacacacacacacacacacacacacacacacacacacacacacacacacacacacacacacacacacacacacacacatccctcatagaagggtggaagcatggaatagtttagacgtggaagtggtcaacacaaggaatattcatgattttaagaaaaagctggacattagtagatatggagacgggacagtacgagcatagctcttttcccgtatgttacaattaggtaaatacaattaggtaaatacacacacacacacacacacactcgttaccccaactcactcactcttcatgtcacactcattcattcattcactcactcactcactcactcactcaatcaatatctctctctctctctctctctctctctctctctctctctctctctctctctctctctctctctccatcactagTAAATAGTGTAGATTGCTTAATGGTCAAATgtaatcagtaaaaaaaaaaaaaacaagcaatttAATCCAGTGTCTCATCATATCAACTCATTATTAACCTCACTTCTGTTTTATGCATTACTTGTGAATAATACAGgtaatgaattaatgaaagcCTCCTTGTAGTGCAATTAAGTATTATCATCGGAGAGTGGCATCTAAGTGGATCTTCttgtttagttgtttttgttgcccttggccagttgtccttaacctcttcagtactaggatgcattttcaccttgagttttggttgtgattagattagatgattttattgacattaagaagggtctatggagggcagaagattaatggccacagtttatATTATTaaaatccccaacatgagtttctgaagctgtataaaatcaccaaattgtaaccagaatgaatatggaaatatgtcatggtactgaaggagttaacctaatgtaatctaatcttacatagaaaaggtaaatagataaataaatagataccaactcctttccttcccatgttGCTGCCTTCCCCCAGGACCTGCATGGCTACAGTGAGAACAGTGATGTGTACAGTGTGGGCATCACGGTGTGTGAGTTGGGGAATGGTGAGGTGCCTTACCGAGACATTCCCTCCACACTCATGCTGCTGGAAAAGCTTGAAGACCGTGTCCCCTTCCTCTTCGATGCCTCCACCATCCACTCCACTGAAAAtggacaaggtgtgtgtgtgtatttacctagttgtatttacctagttgtagttttgtgtgtgtgtgtgtgtgtgtgtgtgtgtgtgtgtgtgtgtgtgtgtatttacctaattgtatttgtaattgtaacatacggaaaggagcatgtgtgtgtgtgctccatatctactaatgtccagcttttcttaaaatcatgaatattgtgtgtgtgtgtaaactatgtatgtgtgtgtgtgtgtgtgtgtttgtctatttatttcctgttcTATTGTCAtgagtttcaaaacatttatcccattcctttggctaactcttgacCCTGAAtgaggactggcatctcagtgggggTCTTTTTGATCAttgatttttgttgcccttggtctgtttctctttcaccaaaaaaaaaaaaaaaaaaaagaatgcatgTCTatgtcttttcattaatttgtgtCACTTTCACCTTCACACCacaacaaaaccaaaacacacacaaaccaccaaaacaacaataacaac from Portunus trituberculatus isolate SZX2019 chromosome 9, ASM1759143v1, whole genome shotgun sequence encodes:
- the LOC123501453 gene encoding STE20-related kinase adapter protein alpha-like isoform X1, with product MSCLECPCACSRIASLAVSPDVRVDVRLGHTDTTYQPLSRIKSESFALELRSPSMVSFESNSDSYEVWSPLGSVCGGRGTVWLARHKPTNVQVALKIYELDKCEDEFELIQQEIRTVRQLRHRNIIHYLASFPVSQQLWVVMPLLGFTSASRLVATHFSDGLPEPALALVIKEVLQGLSYLHSKRIIHRAVRGSHILIDNSGRVVLSGLRHSTVIHDSTHWKKAVHCYPLEARYNLNWASPELLAQDLHGYSENSDVYSVGITVCELGNGEVPYRDIPSTLMLLEKLEDRVPFLFDASTIHSTENGQGMTTDSGVGGSVGGNLTSLAITQRLFTPSAHDFVSRALARFPDERPLASDLLSHPFIRQTRKFNTTLPQYLHPVVPLNQQTDIGDVIPDLLEKTLEETSLNDEVSWDF
- the LOC123501453 gene encoding STE20-related kinase adapter protein alpha-like isoform X2, which encodes MVSFESNSDSYEVWSPLGSVCGGRGTVWLARHKPTNVQVALKIYELDKCEDEFELIQQEIRTVRQLRHRNIIHYLASFPVSQQLWVVMPLLGFTSASRLVATHFSDGLPEPALALVIKEVLQGLSYLHSKRIIHRAVRGSHILIDNSGRVVLSGLRHSTVIHDSTHWKKAVHCYPLEARYNLNWASPELLAQDLHGYSENSDVYSVGITVCELGNGEVPYRDIPSTLMLLEKLEDRVPFLFDASTIHSTENGQGMTTDSGVGGSVGGNLTSLAITQRLFTPSAHDFVSRALARFPDERPLASDLLSHPFIRQTRKFNTTLPQYLHPVVPLNQQTDIGDVIPDLLEKTLEETSLNDEVSWDF